In Streptomyces sp. HUAS ZL42, the DNA window GCGACCGCCACCCCGACCAGGGCCCCGCCGCCGTAGGCGAGCAGGAACAGCCCGCCGACGTGCGGGATGCTCAGGTGTTCCTCGCCGACCGTGATGCCGACGGCGAGGCCGTAGACGACAAGGGCCGTACCGTCGTTGACCAGGCTCTCCGCGCGCAGGATGGTGACCTGGCGGCGGGGCAGGGCGCGGGCGAGGACGCCGACAGCTGTCGCGTCCGTGGGTGCCATGGCCGCGCCGAGCACCCAGGCCGGCCCCCACGGCAGCCCGAGGGCGTGCCCCGTCGCGGCGACGGCCCAGGCGGTGAGGATGACGAGTACGGTGCTCAGCTGCAGGATGCCGCGCAGGTTGGTGCGGATCTCCCGCAGGGAGGTGGTGAGGCTCTCCCAGTACAGCAGCACCGGCAGGAAGAGCAACAGCACGACCTCCGGGGGCAGTTGCGCCTGCCGGACCGCCGGGATGAACCCGAGGAGCACACCCGTCACGAGCAGGACGACGGGTGGGGCGATGCCGAGGCGCTGTCCCACGACGTTGCCCACCAGCACGGCCACGCCCAGGACCACGACGAGTTCGAGACCGAGCACGGTGGTTCTTGTCTCCTGTAGGTCAGTGCGGTACGAGTTTCAGGGTCGTGTCCCGCGAGGCCACCATGGGATCGACGTAACTCGCGCCGTAGCGGCCGTACTTGGTGCGGTAGGCGGTGTCGATACGGTCGTTGACGGCGGGGTCGGAGACCTCGATGAGGGTGACGTCCTTGTCGACGCCGCCGGAGCGGATACGGCCCTCGTGGCTGGCCCGGGCCGTCCGGTACCAGGCGCCGGCGCTGCCGCGGAAGGAGCGGACGTAGAGGTCTTCGCCGTCGCGGACGACCCAGATCGGCACGGGTGTGCGCGGCGTTCCGTCGCTGCGCGAGGGGGCCATTCGAAGTTCCTCGGCGTGCTCGATCCGGGTCAGTTCGTCGTTCGTCCAGGCCGTCATGGGCTTGCTCCTTCACGACCGTGCGGGGGCCCTCGTGGGCGTGAGCGCGGCGGTGCAGCTCACGCCCACGAGGCGATCGGGTCAGGGCTTGAGGAGGGCCTTGATGGCGCGGCGCTCGTCCATGGCCTTGTAGCCCTCGGCGACCTGCTCCAGCGGCAGGGTGAGGTCGAAGACCTTGCCGGGGTTGATGTGGCCGGACAGCACGCGGTTGATCAGGTCGGGCAGGTAGCGGCGCACGGGCGCAGGGCCGCCGCGCAGGCCGACCTGGGAGAAGAACAGCTCCTGGCCGTCGACGGCGACCTCGTGCGGGACGCCGACGAAGCCGACGTTGCCGCCCGGGCGGGCGGAGTGCAGGGCCTGGCTCATGGACTGGGAGGTGCCGACGCACTCCAGGACGGAGTCGGCGCCGATGCCGCCGGTGAGGTCCTTGATGCGGGCGATGCCTTCCTCGCCGCGCTCGCTGACGATGTCGGTGGCGCCGAACTCCAGGGCGAGCTTCTGTCGGGACTCGTGCCGGGACATGGCGATGATCCGCTCCGCGCCGAGCTCCTTGGCGGCGATGACACCGCACAGGCCGACGGCTCCGTCACCGACCACGACGGCCGTCGAGCCGGGCTTGACCTCGGCGGCGAGGGCCGCGTACCAGCCGGTGCCCATCACGTCGGACACGGCCAGCAGGCTCGGTACCAAGTCACCGGAGGGGTGCTCGTCGGTGGCGACCAGGGTGCCGTGGGCGTTGGGAATGCGCACGTACTCGGCCTGGCAGGTGCCCATGAACTCGCGGTTCAGACAGGAGGACTGCCAGCCCTTCTGGCAGTTCGCGCAGGTGTTGTCGGAGGTAGCGAAGGAGCCGACCACGAACTGGCCGGGCTTGACGTTGCCGACCTCGCTGCCGACTTCCTCGACGATGCCGACGTACTCGTGCCCCATCGGGTGCGGGTCGCCGACCGGCTCCAGGCCGCGGTACGGCCACAGGTCCGAGCCGCACACACAGGTGGCGACGGTGCGGATGATCGCGTCGGTCGGGTTGACGATCTTGGGCTCGGGGGCGTCCTCCACCCGGATGTCACCGGGGGCGTGGATCACGGTTGCGCGCATGTCTTTTCTCCTGAAGCGTTTCTCGGGCAGCGGTGTCACCCGGACGTGCCGGATTCGTCGACGATGGCCATAAGGGTGCACAGAAGCGCCGACGGCCTGTGAAAACAATTGCCGCTCTCCGACTCTGTCACCGCCCGCAGGACCCGTACAGAGGAGAATTCCACCCTGGGAGAGAGGTATCCAGGGATAAAACCTTCCTACCCAGCCGAGTGGCGGACAGCGCAGACTGGCCAGTATGAACAGCAGTGCGCACCGTAAGGAGCTGGGCCAATTCCTGAAGGCCCGCCGGGCCGAGCTCAGCCCCCGCACGGTCGGTCTGCCCGAAACCGACCGGCGCCGGCGCGTGGCCGGCCTGCGCCGGGACGAGGTGGCCGTGCTGGCCGCCATCAGCACCGATTACTACATCCGCCTGGAGCAGGGTCGCCTGACCCCCTCCACGTCCGTGCTGTCCGAGCTTGTCCGGGTCCTGCACCTGAGTGACGCCCAGCGGGACCAGCTGTTCGAGCTGGCCGGAAGGGAGGCCGGTCGGGCGCGACGGCGGGCCCCGCAGAAGGCGCACCCGCGGCTGCGTACCGTGCTGAACGAGCTCAGCGTGGTTCCCGGGGTGATCCTGGGCCGGCACCTGGACATCCTGGCGTGGAACCCGATGGCCGCCGCCCTGTTCGGCACCGATTTCGCGAAGGTCTCCCAGCAGCAGCGCAACTACGTCCGGCAGCTCTTCACCGACCCGGCCATGAGAACGCTGTACGCCGACTGGGAGGACTCCGCCCGCAACGCCGTGGCCGTGCTGCGGCAGCAGGCCGCGGCCTGTCCCGACGACCGGAGACTGGCCGACCTCGTCGGCGAGCTGTCAGTGCTGGACGACCAGTTCTGCCAGTGGTGGGGAGGCCGCCCCGTGGTGCCCCGGACCGGCGGCACCAAGGTGTTCAACCACCCGGTCGCCGGTGAACTCTCCCTCGCCTGGGACGCCCTCACCTGTGTGGCCGACCCCGATCAGCAGCTGATCGTCTGGAGCGCCGAACCCGACTCGCGTGCATACGAGGGCCTGCGCTTCCTTTCCTCCTGGGCGGCGATCCCCGCCATGAATTCGTAAAATCGGCAGAAGATTCCCGGCGTAAAGCCAGGGACAAATCCTTCCTACCTTCGCTGTTGAATTCCGTGCCATGCTTCCAGAGCACGGTTCGTGCAATCCCTTTCGAGATCCTTTTCGAGGAGCAATACCCCCATGTCCTCCACCTCCCGCCCCACGGTCGCCGTCGCTTTCCATTCCGGCTACGGCCACACCGCTGTCATAGCCGAGGCCGTGGCGCGCGGTGCCGCGGAAGCCGGTGCCGAGGTGATCTCCATCCCCGTGGACACGATCACCGACGAACAGTGGGCGCAGCTGGACGCCGCCGACGCCATCATCTTCGGTGCCCCCACCTACATGGGCACCGCCTCCGCCGCCTTCCACACCTTCGCCGAGGCGAGTAGCAAGCGCTGGTTCACCCAGACCTGGGTCGACAAGATCGCCGCCGGTTTCACCAACTCCGGTGCCAAGAACGGCGACAAGTCCTCGACCCTGGGCTACTTCTTTACCATGGCCGCCCAGCACGGCATGCACTGGGTCAGCCTGGGCGTGCAGCCGGGCTGGGCCTCCACCGAGGGCAGCGAGAACGACATCAACCGTCTGGGCTACTTCGTCGGTGCCGGCGCCCAGACCCCGACCGATGCTGGTCCGGAGGCCGTCCACAAGTCGGACATCGCCACCGCCGAGGGCCTCGGCGCCCGCGTCGCGCAGCAGACCGCCTTCTTCCGCGCCGGCCGCGCCGCTCTCGCCGCCTGAACCCGAGAACCTCACCCGCAGCCTGACCTGTAAAGGAGCAGCACCATGTCCGACTCCCCGAACCTCGCTCTCGTCCGCCGCCTCTACGACTCCGGCATGGCCCCGGACGTGGTCGCCGAGGTCATCGACCCCGACATCGTCTGGGACATCACCCCCGGCTTCCCCTACGGCGGCGTCTACAAGACCTGGGCGAGCGCCGGCGGCGACTTCTTCGGCCGGCTCGCGCCGCGCTTCACCTCTTTCGGCGCGGTGGCCGAGGAGTTCTACGACGCCGGTGAGCACGTGTTCGTCCGCGGTCACTACCACGCCGTGTCCAAGTCCGGCGAGGAGTCGGACGCCCGCTTCATCCACCTGTGGACGGTCGGCGACGGCAAGCTCACCCACCTGATCCAGGCCGCTGACAGCCACGTCGTCCAGCAGGCCGCGAACAACTGACCGCCCGCACTCACACCTGGGAGCACCCCATGGCGAAGATCCTCTTCCTCATCACCGCCGCCGACCACTGGACCCTGGCCGACGGGTTCGAGCAGCCGGCCGGCTTCTGGGCCGAGGAGGCCATCGGCCCGTACGGCGTCTTCAAGGAGGCCGGCTACGAGATCGCCGCGGCCACCCCCGGCGGCGTCCCGCCCACCGCCGACGCCCTCAGCCTCACCCCGGACTTCAACGGCGGCGAGGAGGGCGCCGAGCAGATGAAGACCGCCCTGCGCGAGGCCACCGAACTGGCGAACCCCATCCGCATCGAGGACGTGAACATCGACGACTACGACGCCGTGTTCGTCCCCGGCGGCTGGGGCCCGATGGAGGACCTGTCCGACGACCCCGCGGCCGGCAAGCTGCTGAGCGACTGGCTCGCCTCCGGCAAGCTCGTGACGCTGGTGTGCCACGGCCCGGCCGCGCTGCTGTCCACCGTGGACGCCGACGGCAAGTCCCCGTTCTCCGGCTATCGCCTGACCGGTCTGTCCAACTCCGAGGAGATCCAGAACGGCCTCGCGGACCGGGCGAAGTGGCTGCTGCAGGACCGTCTCATCTCGGACGTCGGCGCGGACTACCACAAGGGCGAGGAGAACTTCGCTCCCCACCTCGAAGTGGACCGCACCCTCATCACCGGCCAGAACCCCGCCTCGGCCGTCCCGCTCGCCCGGGAAGTCGTCAAGACCCTCGGCTGACGACACCCCCCAGTACGACAGAAAGAGGCAATACCGATGGACAGCAACGCGACTCTCCCCAGCGTCGGCCAGACCTGGCTCGCGGACCTCGGCCCGGACACCCCGCTCGGCCACTTTACGGTGGAGATCACCTTCGAATCGGCGACCCAGGTCAGCTTCGAGGTCACCGGCGGCGCCATCAAGGGCCGCAAGCAGACGATGGAGTACACCACCACCCAGCTCCGCGACGGCCTTTTCGTCGTGCGCTGGACGGAGCCGGACGCCGGCGACCACGTCACCCACATCGAGGACTACACCGAGGGCACCTGCATGGCCAGCTCGGTCATCGGCGGCGAGTTCGTCCAGCTCCAC includes these proteins:
- a CDS encoding DUF2255 family protein, which translates into the protein MTAWTNDELTRIEHAEELRMAPSRSDGTPRTPVPIWVVRDGEDLYVRSFRGSAGAWYRTARASHEGRIRSGGVDKDVTLIEVSDPAVNDRIDTAYRTKYGRYGASYVDPMVASRDTTLKLVPH
- a CDS encoding zinc-dependent alcohol dehydrogenase family protein, producing MRATVIHAPGDIRVEDAPEPKIVNPTDAIIRTVATCVCGSDLWPYRGLEPVGDPHPMGHEYVGIVEEVGSEVGNVKPGQFVVGSFATSDNTCANCQKGWQSSCLNREFMGTCQAEYVRIPNAHGTLVATDEHPSGDLVPSLLAVSDVMGTGWYAALAAEVKPGSTAVVVGDGAVGLCGVIAAKELGAERIIAMSRHESRQKLALEFGATDIVSERGEEGIARIKDLTGGIGADSVLECVGTSQSMSQALHSARPGGNVGFVGVPHEVAVDGQELFFSQVGLRGGPAPVRRYLPDLINRVLSGHINPGKVFDLTLPLEQVAEGYKAMDERRAIKALLKP
- a CDS encoding helix-turn-helix domain-containing protein — protein: MNSSAHRKELGQFLKARRAELSPRTVGLPETDRRRRVAGLRRDEVAVLAAISTDYYIRLEQGRLTPSTSVLSELVRVLHLSDAQRDQLFELAGREAGRARRRAPQKAHPRLRTVLNELSVVPGVILGRHLDILAWNPMAAALFGTDFAKVSQQQRNYVRQLFTDPAMRTLYADWEDSARNAVAVLRQQAAACPDDRRLADLVGELSVLDDQFCQWWGGRPVVPRTGGTKVFNHPVAGELSLAWDALTCVADPDQQLIVWSAEPDSRAYEGLRFLSSWAAIPAMNS
- a CDS encoding flavodoxin family protein, which gives rise to MSSTSRPTVAVAFHSGYGHTAVIAEAVARGAAEAGAEVISIPVDTITDEQWAQLDAADAIIFGAPTYMGTASAAFHTFAEASSKRWFTQTWVDKIAAGFTNSGAKNGDKSSTLGYFFTMAAQHGMHWVSLGVQPGWASTEGSENDINRLGYFVGAGAQTPTDAGPEAVHKSDIATAEGLGARVAQQTAFFRAGRAALAA
- a CDS encoding nuclear transport factor 2 family protein, whose amino-acid sequence is MSDSPNLALVRRLYDSGMAPDVVAEVIDPDIVWDITPGFPYGGVYKTWASAGGDFFGRLAPRFTSFGAVAEEFYDAGEHVFVRGHYHAVSKSGEESDARFIHLWTVGDGKLTHLIQAADSHVVQQAANN
- a CDS encoding type 1 glutamine amidotransferase domain-containing protein, with the translated sequence MAKILFLITAADHWTLADGFEQPAGFWAEEAIGPYGVFKEAGYEIAAATPGGVPPTADALSLTPDFNGGEEGAEQMKTALREATELANPIRIEDVNIDDYDAVFVPGGWGPMEDLSDDPAAGKLLSDWLASGKLVTLVCHGPAALLSTVDADGKSPFSGYRLTGLSNSEEIQNGLADRAKWLLQDRLISDVGADYHKGEENFAPHLEVDRTLITGQNPASAVPLAREVVKTLG